A region of Siniperca chuatsi isolate FFG_IHB_CAS linkage group LG23, ASM2008510v1, whole genome shotgun sequence DNA encodes the following proteins:
- the itih5 gene encoding inter-alpha-trypsin inhibitor heavy chain H5, giving the protein MLLLTLLICFSPSVLGQLEESQFGDDINSDLADFDLDIAPRRVPRQVKTMLTKETKPHIQELSIKTTIISRYAFTAVYCAMLNRHSAATEGVFQFQIPADAYVSNFTMIIGGRVYQSEVRPKEKRVKQENGKPKNKEKGDASPEPDVEVFRMAANIPGRNRAVFLLTYEELLQRRLGRYEHVTSLRPLQLVSRLSLDVTIVDHSPITDLQVLPLRNSRSNNGASNTAAGPNAPKIPAKPEPPISTVIKNEKNVCKITFSPNIVQQAKITTNGLLGDFVIRYDVQRDMGIGDLQVLNGHFVHYFAPKDLPVVPKNVVFVIDTSASMLGTKIRQTKDALFTILRDLRLGDRFNFISFSNRIKVWQPNRLVPVTPLNVRDAKKFIYMLATTGGTNIDGAIQTGSSLLRDYLSSADASPNSVSLIIFLTDGRPTVGEIQSTAILGNTRSAVQEKFCIFTIGIGNDVDYRLLERMALENCGMMRRIHEEADASAMLKGFYDEIGTPLLSDIRINYTEDAVQYVTQHLFTNYFNGSEIIIAGKLTNQSAESLHIQVTASNSDKSIILETDVPLRHQQIETEKHVKAATAAMAAGAKAPGSGVTQGLGVALGSIAEDFVERVWGFLSVKEGLRSRLRSQTSKEREDHIQHATNLSLTYHFLTPLTNLVLEKPEVLADGTMAPAPTITPAAGEAVSTANDLPGDIEDGKPQKPNGTPGSQTSSLGNKIGKVERRPAKKSITISKTSADGDPHFVVEFPLSKLTVCFNINGEPGHILRLVSDHKYSGVTVNGKLIGAPAPLGSHKQQRTYFSTITIVVDHPKRAYIEVTPKKVILDGRDRMVLPCHSTVTVDSGALSVSIVGKSNVTVTVGGNIIFVILLHQYKNPAPYQRDHLGFYIGHSKGLSHNCHGLLGQFLYEEVGLAQLPAQADMKPSSILKVKDRSVPVVQKSRRIYSGTQSVDCWFARNNAAKLIDGQYEDYLMSHMFDTGDWPHGTNRV; this is encoded by the exons ATGCTGCTGTTGACTTTACTGATATGTTTCAGCCCCAGTGTACTGGGGCAACTGGAGGAATCCCAGTTTGGAGATGACATTAATTCCGACCTCGCAGACTTTGATTTAGACATT GCGCCACGCAGGGTCCCACGGCAGGTGAAAACCATGCTTACCAAG GAGACTAAACCTCACATCCAGGAACTCTCCATCAAGACCACCATCATCTCCCGCTACGCCTTCACGGCGGTGTACTGCGCCATGCTCAACCGGCACTCCGCCGCTACCGAGGGCGTCTTTCAGTTTCAGATCCCCGCTGATGCTTACGTCTCCAACTTCACCAT GATCATTGGAGGGCGTGTCTACCAGAGCGAGGTCAGGCCGAAGGAAAAGAGGGTCAAACAGGAGAACGGCAAAcccaagaacaaagaaaaaggtGATGCAAG TCCTGAGCCGGATGTGGAGGTGTTCAGGATGGCGGCCAACATCCCGGGTCGGAACCGTGCCGTCTTCCTGCTAACCTATGAAGAGCTTCTGCAGCGGCGGCTGGGACGCTATGAACACGTGACCAGCCTGCGGCCACTGCAGCTGGTCAGCCGCCTCAGCCTGGACGTCACCATCGTCGACCACTCGCCCATCACAGACCTCCAGGTGCTGCCGCTCCGCAACAGCAGGAGCAACAACGGTGCTTCCAACACTGCAGCTGGGCCTAATGCTCCCAAGATACCAG CCAAGCCTGAGCCTCCCATCTCCACTGTGATAAAAAACGAAAAGAACGTCTGCAAGATCACCTTCAGCCCCAACATCGTCCAACAGGCCAAGATCACCACCAACGGCCTCCTGGGAGACTTTGTGATCCGCTACGATGTGCAGAGAGACATGGGGATAGGAGACCTTCAG GTTTTAAATGGCCATTTTGTCCACTACTTTGCCCCGAAAGACCTGCCTGTTGTGCCCAAGAATGTGGTGTTTGTGATCGACACCAGCGCCTCCATGCTGGGGACTAAGATCAGACAG ACTAAAGATGCTCTTTTCACCATTCTGAGGGATCTGCGACTCGGCGATCGCTTTAACTTCATCAGCTTCTCCAACAGGATTAAAGTTTGGCAGCCAAATCGTCTCGTACCGGTGACGCCCCTTAATGTCAGAGATGCCAAGAAGTTTATTTACATGCTGGCAACCACTGGAG GCACAAACATCGATGGTGCCATTCAGACTGGCTCCTCTCTGCTTCGTGATTACCTCTCAAGCGCTGACGCCAGCCCGAACAGTGTCTCCCTCATCATTTTCCTGACAGACGGACGGCCCACGGTCGGGGAGATTCAGTCCACTGCGATCCTGGGGAACACTCGCTCAGCCGTGCAGGAGAAGTTCTGCATCTTCACCATCGGGATTGGGAATGACGTGGATTACCGGCTGCTGGAGCGCATGGCTCTGGAAAACTGTGGAATGATGAGACGCATCCACGAGGAGGCCGACGCCAGCGCTATGCTCAAAGG GTTCTACGATGAGATAGGaactcctctgctgtctgacaTAAGGATAAACTACACAGAGGACGCCGTCCAGTACGTCACTCAGCATCTGTTCACCAACTACTTCAACGGCTCTGAGATCATCATCGCCGGCAAGCTGACCAACCAAAGTGCAGAATCACTCCACATCCAGGTTACAGCCAGCAACAGCGACAAGAGCATCATCCTGGAGACTGATGTTCCACTGCGGCACCAACAGATAGAGACTGAGAAACACGttaaagcagccacagcagcaatGGCGGCTGGAGCTAAGGCTCCAGGGTCAGGGGTCACACAGGGTTTAGGAGTTGCTTTGGGTTCAATAGCGGAAGACTTTGTGGAACGCGTCTGGGGTTTCCTGAGCGTCAAGGAGGGGCTACGGTCACGGCTGCGCAGCCAAACCAGCAAGGAGAGGGAAGACCACATCCAGCACGCCACCAATCTGTCTCTGACATACCACTTCCTCACTCCCCTCACCAACCTGGTGCTGGAGAAGCCTGAGGTCCTGGCTGACGGCACCATGGCCCCAGCACCCACCATCACCCCAGCTGCTGGTGAGGCTGTCTCAACTGCCAATGATCTGCCAGGTGACATAGAGGATGGAAAGCCACAGAAACCCAATGGGACGCCAGGCAGCCAGACTTCATCTCTGGGCAACAAGATTG GTAAAGTTGAAAGAAGACCAGCCAAGAAATCCATCACCATCTCCAAAACATCAG CGGATGGTGACCCCCACTTTGTGGTTGAGTTCCCGCTCAGTAAACTGACCGTGTGCTTTAACATCAACGGTGAGCCTGGACACATCCTGCGCCTGGTCTCTGACCACAAGTACTCGG GTGTGACAGTGAATGGTAAGCTAATCGGCGCCCCAGCTCCGCTGGGCAGCCACAAACAGCAGCGTACCTATTTCAGCACCATCACCATCGTGGTGGATCATCCCAAACGTGCCTACATCGAGGTGACGCCTAAGAAAGTCATCCTGGACGGGCGGGACAGAATGGTGCTGCCCTGCCACTCCACAGTCACAGTGGACAGCGGCGCTCTGTCAGTGTCCATTGTGGGAAAGTCTAATGTGACTGTGACGGTCGGAGGAAACATCATCTTTGTGATCCTGCTGCATCAGTACAAGAATCCAGCCCCCTACCAGAGAGACCATCTGGGGTTCTACATCGGTCACAGCAAGGGGCTGTCGCACAATTGCCATGGCCTGCTGG GTCAGTTCCTGTATGAGGAAGTGGGACTGGCACAGCTTCCTGCACAAGCGGACATGAAACCCTCGTCCATCCTGAAGGTGAAGGACCGCTCAGTGCCGGTGGTTCAGAAGAGCAGGAGGATCTACAGCGGGACTCAGAGCGTGGACTGCTGGTTCGCCCGGAACAATGCGGCCAAGCTGATAGACGGACAGTACGAGGACTACTTGATGTCACACATGTTCGACACAGGGGACTGGCCACACGGGACTAACAGAGTGTGA
- the tmem110l gene encoding transmembrane protein 110, like isoform X2 — protein MVKRFLDNGVFEVTNMSDINKANPHGCDNGALTDRFGVLIQGLLAIVAFSTLMLKRFREPVGIRRPWRIWFFDTSKQAIGALFIHFANVFLSTLTKEDPCSLYLMNFLLDATLGMLVIWLAVKLVSKLVEYKQWTLLMFGEYGDPPQAAAWLGQCGIYLLIMVLEKGVISLVLLVPGWSKLQEVLLSYIANPQVELVLVMLIVPFIVNSIMFWVVDSLMMRKYKTMKSLDDSCDSSVKSADSLLWANNEESRVLLTVETDTDEASEGEEEPGDVGPVPHVQYSGGPLRPSWVVV, from the exons ATGGTGAAAAGATTCTTGGACAATGGCGTGtttgaagtgacaaacatgTCTGACATCAACAAGGCGAATCCTCACGGCTGCGACAACGGAGCTCTGACGGACAGGTTCGGCGTCTTGATCCAGGGACTCCTGGCTATCGTCGCCTTCAGTACGCTGATGT tgaAGAGGTTCCGGGAGCCTGTAGGGATCAGACGGCCGTGGAGGATCTG GTTTTTTGACACATCCAAGCAGGCCATTGGCGCTCTTTTCATCCACTTTGCCAATGTCTTCCTGTCCACGCTCACCAAAGAGGACCCATGCTCCCT GTATCTGATGAACTTCCTGCTGGATGCCACGTTGGGGATGCTGGTCATCTGGTTGGCTGTGAAGTTGGTGTCCAAACTAGTGGAGTACAAGCAGTGGACACTGCTCATGTTTGGAGAATATG GTGACCCCCCCCAGGCAGCAGCATGGCTGGGTCAGTGTGGCATCTACCTGCTCATCATGGTGCTGGAGAAAGGTGTGATCAGCCTGGTGCTGCTCGTCCCCGGATGGTCCAAA TTGCAGGAGGTGTTGCTGAGCTACATTGCTAACCCTCAGGTGGAGCTGGTGCTGGTCATGCTCATTGTGCCCTTCATAGTGAAC TCCATCATGTTCTGGGTGGTGGACAGCCTGATGATGAGGAAGTACAAGACGATGAAGAGCCTGGACGACTCCTGTGACAGCTCGGTGAAGAGCGCAGACTCGCTGCTCTGGGCGAACAATGAGGAGTCACGG GTCCTGCTGACCGTCGAGACAGACACAGACGAGGCTTCAGAGGGGGAAGAAGAGCCCGGCGATGTCGGACCAGTCCCTCATGTGCAGTATTCTGGAGGACCCCTGAGACCCAGCTGGGTGGTGGTGTAA
- the tmem110l gene encoding transmembrane protein 110, like isoform X1, whose product MDMYGYSGVFMVKRFLDNGVFEVTNMSDINKANPHGCDNGALTDRFGVLIQGLLAIVAFSTLMLKRFREPVGIRRPWRIWFFDTSKQAIGALFIHFANVFLSTLTKEDPCSLYLMNFLLDATLGMLVIWLAVKLVSKLVEYKQWTLLMFGEYGDPPQAAAWLGQCGIYLLIMVLEKGVISLVLLVPGWSKLQEVLLSYIANPQVELVLVMLIVPFIVNSIMFWVVDSLMMRKYKTMKSLDDSCDSSVKSADSLLWANNEESRVLLTVETDTDEASEGEEEPGDVGPVPHVQYSGGPLRPSWVVV is encoded by the exons ATGGACATGTACGGATACAGCGGGGTCTTCATGGTGAAAAGATTCTTGGACAATGGCGTGtttgaagtgacaaacatgTCTGACATCAACAAGGCGAATCCTCACGGCTGCGACAACGGAGCTCTGACGGACAGGTTCGGCGTCTTGATCCAGGGACTCCTGGCTATCGTCGCCTTCAGTACGCTGATGT tgaAGAGGTTCCGGGAGCCTGTAGGGATCAGACGGCCGTGGAGGATCTG GTTTTTTGACACATCCAAGCAGGCCATTGGCGCTCTTTTCATCCACTTTGCCAATGTCTTCCTGTCCACGCTCACCAAAGAGGACCCATGCTCCCT GTATCTGATGAACTTCCTGCTGGATGCCACGTTGGGGATGCTGGTCATCTGGTTGGCTGTGAAGTTGGTGTCCAAACTAGTGGAGTACAAGCAGTGGACACTGCTCATGTTTGGAGAATATG GTGACCCCCCCCAGGCAGCAGCATGGCTGGGTCAGTGTGGCATCTACCTGCTCATCATGGTGCTGGAGAAAGGTGTGATCAGCCTGGTGCTGCTCGTCCCCGGATGGTCCAAA TTGCAGGAGGTGTTGCTGAGCTACATTGCTAACCCTCAGGTGGAGCTGGTGCTGGTCATGCTCATTGTGCCCTTCATAGTGAAC TCCATCATGTTCTGGGTGGTGGACAGCCTGATGATGAGGAAGTACAAGACGATGAAGAGCCTGGACGACTCCTGTGACAGCTCGGTGAAGAGCGCAGACTCGCTGCTCTGGGCGAACAATGAGGAGTCACGG GTCCTGCTGACCGTCGAGACAGACACAGACGAGGCTTCAGAGGGGGAAGAAGAGCCCGGCGATGTCGGACCAGTCCCTCATGTGCAGTATTCTGGAGGACCCCTGAGACCCAGCTGGGTGGTGGTGTAA